GTCTCTCTGCCTCTGAGGCCGGAGCTTGCTTTTGTTTTAAAAACAAAGCCAAAGAATCCCAAGCCTCCGGAGCATAACCGAGCTTAAGAGTTTCAATAGCTTCGTTGGTGATCCCGCGACTCACCAAATATTTTCGCACGGGATGATCTTCGGGAAGACTCGTCAAAGCCCGATGAAAAAACGACGCCGCATATTTATTAATACGGTAATGGATCGACTTATTGGTTTTTTCTTTATCTTCGTGCTCATTGGTCGGAAGAGCAATTCCCGCTCGACGCGCCAAAAATTCGATAGCATCGGTAAACGACAACCCGCTAAACGTTTCTAAAAAGGTGAAGACATTCCCCGACTTTTTACAACCGAAGCAGTGATAAAGTTGCTTGCTTTCTGAAACCGAAAAACTAGGACTTTTCTCGTTGTGATCAGGATAGGGACACAAACCCGTGAACTGATGTCCACGGCCTTTTAATTGTGTGTGCTGACCAATAATATCAACAATATTATTGGCATCACGGACCTGTTCAATAAATTCTTGAGAAAATAACAAATTGTTTCGCCTTATGCCTGGAGGGCTTTGCGAACGAGTTCACTCACCACTTTATTATCGGCGGCACCTTTAGTTTCGGCCTGCACGGCTTTCATCACCGCGCCCATATCCTTGATTGAGGTGGCACCAGTGCTCGCGATAATCTTTTTAACGATCGCTTCCACTTCGCTCGCCCCCAGTTGTTGAGGAAGGTAGCTCTCGATAATTTTAAGCTCGAGTTTTTCCTGCTCGACGAGATCAAGACGTCCACCTTTTTCGTACATTTCGATGGAGTCTTGACGTTGCTTCACAGATTTCTTGATTACATTTAAGATATCGTCTTCGGTGATCGTGTTCGGACGAACTTCGATCTCTTTGTTTTTAACCGCTGCGGTTAAAAAGCGAAGGGTGCTCACCTTCGCCATGTCTTTGGCTTTCATCGCCTCTTTGGTATCTTCTGTAATCTTTAACTTTAAAGACATTACTAGTAATCTCCGAATCTTCTTTGTTTCTTCACAACACGTTTGCGCGCAGAAAGAGATTTCTTCTTTTTACGAACGCCCGGTTTTTCGTAGTGTTCTCTCTTTTTAACTTCGGAAAGAACTCCAGATTTTTCGCAGGATTTTTTGAAACGGCGGAACGCTTGTTCAAAGCTTTCACCGTCTCTTAGTTTTACTAATGACATAATTAAATTCACCTGCCCTTCGGAGCTTGTTTATATAGCAAAGGGACTTTCATAATGCAAACGTCGTTCGACTGGAAGTTAGGGGAATGCTTGAGATTTTTGGAATGGTTTTTGATTTGCCGTTTCGCTCCCTGCCCTCGACGGGTGCAAAGCGTCTTCGGATTGCGTCACTTCGTGAGCGCAACCCGGATACGCATTGCTCGCACGGGACGGTCGCGAAACGGCAAATCAAAAACCATTCCAAAAATGTCAATTATCCCCGGGGGTTAACTTCAGGGGTTCGGCTGCGCCGTTTGGGGGGGGGATTTCAATCGCGGGTTTTTTTTATTTTCGGGAGGCATTTTCGGGGGACGGCTTCTCGGGTGGAACGATATTTGGGATGGGGTTGCTTGTGCGGTGCGTAGTTTATGTGTGGGGTTCGGTGGTTATAGGTGGGGTATGCGTGATGATTTGAAGTGGATGGAACATTGTTTGGTTTTGGCTCGGCGGGCTTATGATTTGGGAGAGGTTCCTGTGGGGGCTGTGGTGGTTCGCGAGGGAGAATTGATTTCGGAGGCGTTTAATCATCGCGAGGCGGATCAGACGGTTTTGGGGCATGCGGAGATCTTGGCTTTGAAGTTGGCTTGCGAGAAGCTAGGGAGCTGGCGCTTGACCGGTTGTACTTTGATCACTTCGTTGGAGCCGTGTTTGATGTGTGCTGGGGCGATTATTCAGTCGCGGGTTTCGGATTTGGTGTATGGGGCTTCGGATTCCAAAGGGGGTGCGCAATCCTTGTTTCAACTTTTCGATGCTCCTCAACACAATCATCATGTTCAACATCACGCAGGTGTACTCGCCGATGAATCTTCTCAACTCCTTAAAAAGTTTTTTTCGGAGCGTCGTAAAAAATCGAATTCCTTGAGTGAAGAATAAATGATGGAACTATTTCCATAAATCGCTTCGGCTCTCCTTGGCTAGCCCAATGGCCATTTTTTATCAGGACTCTGCAATTGAAAATTTAGAACTCCGAGAAGTGATGTATGAAATATACATTACTTTTTATTCTTGTTCTTTCTGTCGCTTGTTCTCGAAATAGCAACGCCGCTCCCGTGGGCGAGCAGCTTGGATCACCAGAGACTCCTGCCGATACCGAGATTCAAGACATCCCACCCATGAGCAACGAAAAAGTCATTTTCGTCGGCGGGTTTAAAGCCACACAAGATGAAGTCAATCGCTGGGCCGCAGCCGCTCGCGCGAAAGATCCCACTCGAGAGTACGAAGGCTACGAATATCCTCCCAAAGCCTCTTCCAGTGATAGCTCTGCCGTTGCCGGTGCTGCTGCTAACATTAAAAGAGCGGTGGCGGATATCGATAGTCATCCCGATAAGTTTTTTATCATCGCCGGCCACAGCTCTGGCGCCGCAATTTCCAATCGCATCGCCGAGCTCGCGAAAGATCCCTCGCATTTTCGCTTGGTGACCCTCGATGGATTTACTCCCAACAAAGCTCTCCAGAAGCGTGTCGACAGCACCTGTTGGTACGGGCAAAATGGGAACTCCCTCTCTGCCAATGGCGGAGCGATGAAATCCAACTGCTTGAAGTCGACGCCCTACAAAACCAATCTCACCACCGACAAATGGGGCCTCCATAATCTGCTCTACAATAAAGTTCTTTGGGGAGGCTACTCCGAGGAGCAACTCGATCCCAATTTAGATTGGGTTGAAAACTAATTTACCCACGGTAAAATGTTTTCGTACACCTTCCCCGATTTAAACATGCAGTAGTTTCCGTAGGCATTTTTCCTGCAAAATTTTTCGGGAGAATAGACCTTGTCCGGAAGCTTCCTCCCATGGTTCCACTCCTCCACAG
This window of the Bdellovibrionales bacterium genome carries:
- a CDS encoding GatB/YqeY domain-containing protein — its product is MSLKLKITEDTKEAMKAKDMAKVSTLRFLTAAVKNKEIEVRPNTITEDDILNVIKKSVKQRQDSIEMYEKGGRLDLVEQEKLELKIIESYLPQQLGASEVEAIVKKIIASTGATSIKDMGAVMKAVQAETKGAADNKVVSELVRKALQA
- the rpsU gene encoding 30S ribosomal protein S21; the protein is MSLVKLRDGESFEQAFRRFKKSCEKSGVLSEVKKREHYEKPGVRKKKKSLSARKRVVKKQRRFGDY
- the tadA gene encoding tRNA adenosine(34) deaminase TadA codes for the protein MRDDLKWMEHCLVLARRAYDLGEVPVGAVVVREGELISEAFNHREADQTVLGHAEILALKLACEKLGSWRLTGCTLITSLEPCLMCAGAIIQSRVSDLVYGASDSKGGAQSLFQLFDAPQHNHHVQHHAGVLADESSQLLKKFFSERRKKSNSLSEE